The Streptomyces sp. NBC_00691 genome has a segment encoding these proteins:
- a CDS encoding MarR family winged helix-turn-helix transcriptional regulator — protein MAEIPVEEYLCTRIRRAEQALMAHHEAVLRGHGLTMTQYTVLLTLSREGGLSGAQAARACGVTQQSMASVLTTMENKGLIRRDASPAHAKVQIATPTDDGRAVLDRAYEEVIVLERALTDAFTPAEHGALCDLIDRATAVLADQTPAARGR, from the coding sequence ATGGCGGAGATCCCGGTCGAGGAGTACCTCTGCACCCGCATCAGACGTGCCGAACAGGCGTTGATGGCGCATCACGAGGCCGTACTGCGCGGCCACGGGCTGACCATGACGCAGTACACCGTGCTGCTGACCCTCTCCCGCGAGGGCGGCCTCTCCGGCGCCCAGGCGGCCCGGGCCTGCGGGGTGACGCAGCAGAGCATGGCCAGCGTGCTGACCACCATGGAGAACAAGGGCCTCATCCGCCGCGACGCGTCCCCCGCGCACGCCAAGGTCCAGATCGCCACACCGACCGATGATGGACGCGCGGTACTGGACCGCGCCTACGAGGAGGTCATCGTCCTCGAACGCGCACTCACCGACGCGTTCACCCCCGCCGAACACGGCGCCCTGTGCGACCTCATCGACCGCGCGACGGCCGTCCTCGCCGACCAGACACCGGCCGCGCGCGGCCGCTGA
- a CDS encoding nitric oxide synthase oxygenase, protein MPAAPAHEGRGPLSSLVDRREAERFIRQFHAEQPGAGDGARSRIREVLAEVDRTGTYTHSPAELAFGARVAWRNAARCIGRLYWRSLVVRDLRHLTSADDIAAASFEHLRLAGNGGRIRPVITVFAPDRPDRPGPRIVNDQLVRYAGHRTPTGAWHGDPRSAPLTAQARDLGWKRDEEPFQVLPLMVREHPDARPEWYELPEDAVREVPLSHPGHPWFAELGLRWYAVPAISDMTLEVGGVRYPAAPFNGWYMGTEIGARNLADAERYDLLPVVADRLGLDRSSERTLWRDRALVELNVAVLHSFQESGVTMADHHTESQRFLRHIAQESRHGRETPADWSWIVPPVSGSATPVFHRYYDPVDPALRPAFLART, encoded by the coding sequence GTGCCCGCTGCCCCCGCCCACGAAGGCCGCGGTCCGTTGTCGTCCCTCGTGGACCGGCGCGAGGCGGAACGGTTCATCCGCCAGTTCCACGCCGAGCAGCCGGGAGCGGGCGACGGGGCGCGGAGCCGGATACGTGAGGTGCTGGCCGAGGTCGACCGCACCGGCACCTACACCCACTCCCCGGCCGAACTCGCCTTCGGCGCACGCGTGGCCTGGCGCAACGCTGCCCGCTGCATCGGCAGGCTCTACTGGCGCAGCCTCGTGGTGCGCGACCTGCGGCACCTCACCTCCGCCGACGACATCGCCGCAGCCTCCTTCGAGCACCTGAGGCTCGCCGGCAACGGCGGCAGGATCCGTCCCGTGATCACCGTCTTCGCCCCCGACCGGCCGGACCGCCCCGGCCCCCGGATCGTCAACGACCAGCTGGTGCGCTACGCCGGACACCGCACGCCGACGGGGGCGTGGCACGGCGACCCGCGCAGCGCACCGCTGACCGCGCAGGCTCGTGACCTGGGCTGGAAGCGGGACGAAGAGCCCTTCCAGGTACTGCCGTTGATGGTGCGGGAGCACCCTGACGCCCGGCCCGAGTGGTACGAGCTGCCGGAAGACGCCGTCCGCGAGGTGCCGCTGAGCCACCCCGGCCATCCGTGGTTCGCCGAGCTCGGCCTGCGCTGGTACGCCGTGCCCGCGATCAGCGACATGACGCTGGAGGTCGGCGGCGTACGGTATCCGGCGGCGCCGTTCAACGGCTGGTACATGGGCACGGAGATAGGCGCCCGGAACCTCGCCGATGCCGAGCGCTACGACCTGCTCCCGGTGGTGGCGGACCGGCTCGGCCTCGACCGGTCGAGCGAACGCACCCTGTGGCGCGACCGGGCGCTCGTCGAGCTCAACGTGGCCGTGCTGCACTCCTTCCAGGAGTCCGGGGTGACGATGGCCGACCACCACACGGAGTCCCAGCGGTTCCTGCGGCACATCGCTCAGGAGAGCCGCCACGGGAGGGAGACGCCGGCCGACTGGAGCTGGATCGTGCCCCCTGTCTCCGGCTCCGCCACCCCGGTCTTCCACCGGTACTACGACCCGGTGGACCCGGCGCTGCGGCCGGCCTTCCTGGCCCGCACGTGA
- a CDS encoding NAD(P)-dependent oxidoreductase — translation MSSSRATAVTVIGLGPMGRALAAAFLAAGVPTTVWNRTPGRDRELVAAGAVGAATAEEAVSASPLTVVCLVNYDATDSVLRREAVTAALKGRTVVNLSADIPDRARDTGRWADEHGIGYLDGAIMTPTPSIGTPAGVFLHSGPESLYREHRPVLDALGGSHTHLGEDVSRAAAYDIALLDIFWTSMAGYVHALAVARAEGISPTELAPFAQGIGAILPPLFQEWAEDVESGGYSGEGNPITSGISTMAHVVHASEAHGIEANVMRAVEGLARRTVALGHGTDGYSRVAEVLGRR, via the coding sequence ATGTCTTCTTCCCGTGCAACCGCCGTCACCGTCATCGGTCTCGGACCGATGGGACGGGCGCTGGCCGCCGCCTTCCTGGCGGCCGGCGTACCGACCACCGTGTGGAACCGGACGCCCGGCCGGGACCGGGAGCTGGTCGCGGCGGGGGCCGTGGGGGCGGCGACCGCCGAGGAGGCGGTCTCGGCGAGCCCGCTGACCGTGGTGTGCCTGGTCAACTACGACGCGACCGACTCCGTACTGCGGCGGGAGGCCGTGACGGCCGCGCTCAAGGGGCGGACCGTCGTGAACCTCAGCGCCGACATCCCGGACCGGGCCAGGGACACCGGGCGCTGGGCCGACGAGCACGGCATCGGCTATCTCGACGGCGCCATCATGACGCCGACCCCCAGCATCGGGACGCCCGCCGGGGTGTTCCTCCACAGCGGTCCCGAGTCGCTCTACCGTGAGCACCGGCCGGTGCTCGACGCCCTGGGCGGCAGCCACACCCACCTCGGGGAGGACGTGAGCAGGGCGGCGGCGTACGACATCGCGCTGCTCGACATCTTCTGGACCTCGATGGCGGGTTACGTCCACGCCCTGGCGGTGGCCCGGGCCGAGGGGATCTCCCCGACCGAGCTGGCGCCGTTCGCCCAGGGCATCGGGGCGATCCTGCCTCCGCTGTTCCAGGAGTGGGCCGAGGACGTGGAGAGCGGCGGCTACTCGGGCGAGGGCAACCCGATCACCTCGGGGATCTCCACGATGGCGCATGTCGTACACGCATCCGAGGCCCATGGCATCGAGGCGAACGTGATGCGCGCCGTGGAGGGCCTGGCCCGCCGGACGGTGGCCCTCGGCCACGGCACGGACGGCTACAGCCGGGTGGCCGAGGTCCTGGGGCGCCGCTGA
- a CDS encoding winged helix-turn-helix transcriptional regulator: protein MSRARAQDTNVCGVSAAIVVIEGKWKTHLLWLLETGPHRPGALRRMLPEISEKVLTQALREMEEDGLVHREVYDVLPPKTVYSLTAFGRELSEALGPLSDWGHRRLDRLTAIPVVPAAS from the coding sequence ATGTCACGCGCCCGGGCCCAGGACACGAACGTGTGCGGAGTGAGCGCCGCGATCGTCGTCATCGAGGGCAAGTGGAAGACCCACCTGTTGTGGCTGCTCGAGACCGGCCCGCACCGCCCCGGCGCACTGCGCCGGATGCTTCCCGAGATCAGCGAGAAGGTGCTGACCCAGGCCTTGCGCGAGATGGAGGAGGACGGTCTGGTGCACCGTGAGGTGTATGACGTCCTGCCGCCGAAGACCGTCTACTCGCTGACCGCCTTCGGGCGCGAACTCTCCGAGGCGCTGGGCCCGTTGTCCGACTGGGGCCATCGTCGCCTGGACAGGCTCACGGCCATACCCGTCGTACCCGCCGCGTCCTGA
- the gdhA gene encoding NADP-specific glutamate dehydrogenase codes for MNVSAHMEAVYTEVRRRNPGEAEFHQAAAEVLDSLGPALERHPEYAETGILERLCEPERQLLFRVPWVDDRGAVRVNRGFRVEFNSALGPYKGGLRFHPSVNLGIVKFLGFEQIFKNALTGMAIGGGKGGADFDPKGRSDAEIMRFCQSFMTELYRHLGEHTDVPAGDIGVGAREIGFLFGQYKRITNRYESGVLTGKPVGWGGSHVRTEATGYGAVYFAEEMLATRGQDFDGRRVVVSGSGNVAVYAAEKVHALGGRVVACSDSSGYLVDEDGIDLDLLKDVKEVRRARISTYAEARPTARFSARGTVYDVPCDIALPCATQNELGLEDAVALVKHGVLAVAEGANMPCTPEAVKVFREAGVLFGPGKAANAGGVATSALEMQQNAARDSWTFEQTESRLAEVMRGVHAECRATAEAYGGNAEDYVLGANVAGFLRVARAMTAQGVI; via the coding sequence ATGAACGTCAGCGCACACATGGAAGCCGTCTACACGGAGGTCCGACGGCGCAACCCCGGGGAGGCGGAGTTCCACCAGGCGGCCGCCGAGGTCCTCGACTCCCTCGGTCCCGCCCTCGAGCGGCACCCCGAGTACGCCGAGACCGGGATCCTGGAGCGTCTGTGCGAGCCCGAGCGGCAGCTGCTCTTCCGGGTTCCCTGGGTGGACGACCGCGGTGCCGTGCGGGTGAACCGTGGTTTCCGGGTGGAGTTCAACAGTGCCCTGGGGCCCTACAAGGGCGGGCTGCGGTTCCACCCGAGCGTCAACCTCGGCATCGTGAAGTTCCTCGGCTTCGAGCAGATCTTCAAGAACGCGCTGACGGGCATGGCGATCGGCGGCGGCAAGGGCGGCGCGGACTTCGACCCCAAGGGCCGTTCGGACGCCGAGATCATGCGGTTCTGCCAGTCCTTCATGACCGAGCTCTACCGTCACCTCGGTGAGCACACGGACGTGCCGGCCGGGGACATCGGTGTCGGGGCGCGCGAGATCGGCTTCCTCTTCGGCCAGTACAAGCGGATCACCAACCGCTACGAGTCCGGTGTCCTCACGGGCAAGCCGGTCGGCTGGGGCGGCTCCCACGTCCGCACCGAGGCCACGGGCTACGGCGCGGTCTACTTCGCGGAGGAGATGCTCGCGACCCGCGGCCAGGACTTCGACGGACGGCGGGTCGTGGTCTCCGGCTCCGGCAACGTGGCCGTGTACGCCGCGGAGAAGGTGCACGCCCTGGGCGGCCGCGTCGTGGCCTGCAGCGACTCCTCCGGGTACCTCGTCGACGAGGACGGCATCGACCTCGACCTGCTCAAGGACGTCAAGGAGGTGCGGCGGGCCCGGATCTCCACCTACGCGGAGGCCAGGCCGACCGCGCGCTTCTCCGCCCGGGGCACGGTGTACGACGTCCCGTGCGACATCGCCCTGCCCTGCGCGACGCAGAACGAGCTGGGTCTGGAGGACGCCGTGGCCCTGGTCAAGCACGGGGTCCTCGCGGTCGCCGAGGGCGCGAACATGCCCTGCACGCCCGAGGCGGTGAAGGTGTTCCGCGAGGCCGGTGTCCTCTTCGGTCCCGGCAAGGCGGCCAACGCCGGCGGCGTGGCGACCTCGGCCCTGGAGATGCAGCAGAACGCGGCCCGTGACAGCTGGACCTTCGAGCAGACCGAGTCGCGGCTCGCCGAGGTCATGCGCGGTGTCCACGCCGAGTGCCGTGCCACAGCGGAGGCGTACGGCGGCAACGCCGAGGACTACGTCCTCGGCGCCAACGTGGCCGGGTTCCTGCGTGTGGCGCGGGCGATGACCGCGCAGGGCGTGATCTGA
- a CDS encoding DUF4232 domain-containing protein, which translates to MSGRTTRTRLLAATTLAVAALSLTACGGGGAKDEGAAPTSVTPTASAARPTGTPATPATGGTTGSPGASSGTTAGSTSGGSTGGSTSGSTGGTTGGSKNGGTTTGATTGGKSGGTTSAGSSGSGGDDGSNASASGGDGSDGPSRNKQCGAGNTRATATPVARPLNHMLLTVTNTGSGLCDLLGYPVARFGEAQSVPPVIEETHPQAVVTLAPGESGYAGVILSAADGSGQHGYTTTSLTVGFTDGTTARPPLGGKGVYVDSSLRVTYWQSSMDDALN; encoded by the coding sequence ATGTCCGGACGCACCACCCGCACCCGTCTTCTCGCCGCCACGACACTCGCCGTGGCCGCTCTCTCGCTCACCGCCTGCGGCGGCGGAGGCGCGAAGGACGAGGGCGCCGCTCCGACCTCCGTCACACCCACCGCCTCGGCCGCTCGGCCCACCGGGACCCCGGCCACGCCCGCCACGGGCGGCACGACGGGATCGCCGGGCGCTTCGTCCGGCACGACGGCGGGCTCCACGAGCGGCGGCTCGACCGGCGGTTCGACGAGCGGTTCGACCGGCGGCACGACCGGTGGATCGAAGAACGGCGGTACGACCACGGGCGCCACCACCGGCGGGAAGTCCGGCGGCACCACCTCCGCCGGGAGCAGCGGCTCCGGAGGCGACGACGGGTCGAACGCCTCGGCCTCCGGAGGCGACGGCTCGGACGGGCCCTCACGGAACAAGCAGTGCGGCGCGGGCAACACGAGGGCCACCGCCACCCCGGTCGCCCGCCCGTTGAACCACATGCTGCTCACCGTCACCAACACCGGCTCCGGCCTCTGCGACCTCCTCGGCTACCCGGTCGCGCGCTTCGGCGAAGCCCAGTCCGTCCCGCCGGTCATCGAGGAGACCCACCCGCAGGCGGTCGTGACCCTCGCTCCGGGTGAGTCCGGGTACGCGGGCGTGATCCTGTCCGCCGCCGACGGCAGCGGACAGCACGGCTACACGACGACGAGCCTCACCGTCGGCTTCACCGACGGCACGACCGCGCGGCCCCCGCTCGGCGGCAAGGGCGTGTACGTCGACAGCTCGCTGCGCGTGACGTACTGGCAGAGCTCCATGGACGACGCCCTCAACTGA
- a CDS encoding helix-turn-helix domain-containing protein: MAGDEFAALLGQLKERSGLSYGTLGKRLHMSASTLHRYVNGDAVPVDYAPVERLARLCRATPDELVELHRLWVRADVARGRKADPAPAAPAAAAPTEPASAAAPEAAPEASAAVPGPAPAEPDPSSPKRRRLRRAAVLVGTAVAAAVAVALVMNLAGQDGPAKGRAAGDAAPPSGAPGRSGPSGGGPTGTAFAPTVATAPHTWEGPCTQHYLIDREPEQVPPPPTEQDAPGWIAALDAVPGGDQLLRLTVQGTRKETVVLEALHVRVVSKKTPLAWNDYVMGVGCGGEVSTKAFAVDLDSARPTAVPVGGQRTFSYKTSESDPVIFNVAARAQAHDVSWYLELVWSSGEEHGTLRIDDDGRPFRTSGNLARPAYAYPLGWTEWIDNDVDTSGR; encoded by the coding sequence GTGGCGGGGGACGAGTTCGCGGCGCTGTTGGGTCAGCTCAAGGAGCGCTCGGGGCTCAGTTACGGCACGCTCGGCAAGCGTCTGCACATGAGCGCCTCGACCTTGCACCGGTACGTCAACGGGGATGCCGTACCCGTGGACTACGCGCCCGTGGAGCGGCTCGCACGGCTGTGCAGGGCGACGCCCGACGAACTCGTCGAGCTGCACCGGCTGTGGGTGCGGGCGGACGTGGCGCGCGGGCGGAAGGCCGACCCCGCGCCCGCCGCGCCGGCAGCCGCCGCGCCGACCGAGCCGGCGTCCGCGGCAGCGCCCGAAGCGGCGCCGGAGGCCTCCGCGGCCGTGCCCGGCCCGGCCCCCGCGGAACCGGACCCGTCCTCTCCGAAGCGCCGGCGGCTCCGGCGTGCCGCCGTGCTCGTGGGCACCGCCGTGGCCGCCGCCGTGGCGGTCGCCCTCGTCATGAACCTCGCGGGCCAGGACGGACCGGCGAAGGGACGCGCGGCGGGCGACGCGGCTCCACCCTCCGGAGCGCCGGGGCGGTCCGGGCCCTCCGGCGGCGGGCCGACGGGGACGGCCTTCGCGCCGACCGTCGCCACCGCGCCCCACACCTGGGAAGGACCCTGCACCCAGCACTATCTGATCGACCGTGAGCCGGAACAGGTTCCGCCGCCGCCCACCGAGCAGGACGCGCCGGGATGGATCGCCGCGCTCGACGCGGTGCCGGGCGGGGACCAGCTGCTCCGGCTCACCGTGCAGGGCACCAGGAAGGAGACGGTCGTCCTGGAGGCCCTCCACGTCAGGGTCGTGAGCAAGAAGACGCCCCTGGCCTGGAACGACTACGTGATGGGCGTCGGCTGCGGCGGCGAGGTGTCGACGAAGGCCTTCGCCGTCGACCTCGACTCTGCGCGGCCCACCGCCGTCCCCGTGGGCGGGCAGCGGACGTTCTCGTACAAGACGAGCGAGTCCGATCCCGTGATCTTCAACGTGGCCGCGCGCGCCCAGGCGCACGACGTCAGCTGGTACCTGGAACTCGTCTGGTCCAGCGGCGAGGAGCACGGCACGCTCCGCATCGACGACGACGGCCGCCCGTTCCGTACCAGTGGCAACCTGGCGCGGCCCGCGTACGCCTACCCCCTGGGCTGGACCGAGTGGATCGACAACGACGTCGACACCAGCGGGCGCTAG
- a CDS encoding YciI family protein, with product MAKYLLLKHYRGAPAAVNDVPMDQWTPEEISAHVQYMRDFADRLKETGEYVDGQALSPEGTFVRYDGEGRPPVTDGPFAETKDLIAGWMEIDVETYDRAVELAGELSAAPGAGGKPIHEWLELRPFLSAPPTITE from the coding sequence ATGGCCAAGTACCTGCTGCTCAAGCACTACCGAGGCGCCCCCGCCGCGGTCAACGACGTCCCCATGGACCAGTGGACGCCGGAGGAGATCTCGGCGCACGTCCAGTACATGCGCGACTTCGCGGACCGCCTCAAGGAGACCGGCGAATACGTCGACGGCCAGGCGCTCTCCCCGGAGGGCACGTTCGTCCGGTACGACGGCGAAGGACGGCCGCCGGTCACCGACGGCCCGTTCGCCGAGACGAAGGACCTCATCGCGGGCTGGATGGAGATCGACGTCGAGACCTACGACCGGGCGGTCGAACTGGCCGGCGAACTCTCCGCGGCACCGGGCGCGGGCGGCAAGCCGATCCACGAGTGGCTCGAACTGCGCCCGTTCCTGTCCGCACCGCCCACCATCACGGAGTGA
- a CDS encoding RNA polymerase sigma factor, with the protein MNEALLRSLTPGVLGILVRRGADFAAAEDAVQDALVEAIRVWPEDPPRDPKGWLVTVAWRKFLDATRADTARRRREDLVEEEPPPGPAPAVDDTLQLYFLCAHPSLTPSSAVALTLRAVGGLTTRQIAQAYLVPEATMAQRISRAKRTVSGVRFDRPGDVATVLRVLYLVFNEGYSGDVDLAAEAIRLTRRLATVIDHPEVAGLLALMLLHHARRAGRTAADGGLVPLAEQDRGRWDTALIAEGVEILQAALARDRLGEYQAQAAVAALHADAPTAEETDWVQIVEWYDELARLTDSPVVRLNRAVAVGEADGPRAGLAALAELTGASPGSAARGRGPALPRATAAAAYLHERAGDLATAARLYADAAREAPNLAERDYLTRQAARLNTAGS; encoded by the coding sequence GTGAACGAGGCCCTGCTCAGGAGCCTGACGCCGGGCGTGCTCGGCATCCTCGTCCGCCGCGGAGCCGACTTCGCGGCGGCCGAGGACGCCGTCCAGGACGCCCTGGTCGAGGCGATCCGGGTCTGGCCGGAGGACCCGCCCCGGGACCCGAAGGGCTGGCTCGTCACCGTCGCCTGGCGCAAGTTCCTCGACGCGACCAGGGCGGACACCGCCCGGCGGCGGCGCGAGGACCTCGTCGAGGAGGAGCCGCCGCCGGGACCCGCGCCCGCGGTGGACGACACGCTGCAGCTCTACTTCCTCTGCGCCCACCCCTCGCTGACGCCGTCCTCCGCGGTCGCCCTCACCCTGCGCGCCGTCGGAGGGCTGACCACCCGCCAGATCGCCCAGGCCTATCTGGTGCCCGAGGCCACCATGGCGCAGCGCATCAGCCGCGCCAAGCGCACCGTCTCCGGCGTGCGGTTCGACCGGCCGGGCGATGTGGCCACCGTCCTGCGCGTCCTCTACCTGGTCTTCAACGAGGGCTACTCCGGCGACGTCGACCTCGCCGCCGAGGCCATCCGGCTCACCCGGCGGCTCGCGACCGTCATCGACCACCCCGAAGTCGCCGGACTGCTCGCCCTCATGCTGCTCCATCACGCCCGGCGGGCCGGTCGCACCGCCGCCGACGGCGGCCTGGTGCCGCTCGCCGAGCAGGACAGGGGCCGCTGGGACACCGCGCTGATCGCCGAGGGCGTCGAGATCCTGCAGGCGGCCCTCGCCCGCGACCGGCTCGGCGAGTACCAGGCACAGGCCGCCGTCGCCGCGCTGCACGCCGACGCGCCCACCGCGGAGGAGACCGACTGGGTGCAGATCGTCGAGTGGTACGACGAACTCGCCCGGCTCACCGACAGCCCCGTCGTCCGGCTCAACCGTGCCGTGGCCGTCGGCGAGGCCGACGGACCGCGTGCCGGGCTCGCGGCGCTCGCGGAGCTGACCGGCGCCTCCCCGGGGTCCGCCGCCCGTGGCCGGGGCCCGGCCCTGCCCCGCGCCACCGCGGCGGCGGCGTATCTCCACGAGCGGGCCGGGGACCTGGCGACGGCGGCCCGGCTGTACGCCGACGCGGCCCGGGAGGCCCCCAACCTCGCCGAACGCGACTACCTGACCCGGCAGGCCGCCCGCCTCAACACCGCCGGGTCCTGA
- a CDS encoding quinone oxidoreductase family protein produces the protein MRAIILDSDDHYRITERDEPAPGPGEVAVRVAYAGIQWGDTMVRDGHFPVPRPFVPGFEASGHIVAVGAGVDGDRVGEAVTALATGGAWAEVAVVPAALALPIGDLPLRTAAGFGWGTPTAYDLVHTAARLRQGDSVLVHAAAGGVGGLAAQFARLAGAGRVVGVAGGARRAEYAAAGAFDRIVHREAFPAALGDERFDVVLDSVGGRTRQEGLRLLAPHGRLVAYGGLDAREPVPVDAGDLLMTGRSLVTYNSDLLSRTHPDRLGDSARRALDLLTRGRIRIDITAEYDPAELDVAVRRLSDGTTLGKSVLRVAGRL, from the coding sequence ATGCGGGCGATCATTCTCGACAGCGACGACCACTACCGGATCACCGAACGGGACGAACCCGCCCCCGGCCCCGGCGAGGTGGCGGTCCGCGTGGCCTACGCGGGCATCCAGTGGGGTGACACGATGGTCAGGGACGGCCACTTCCCCGTGCCGCGCCCCTTCGTCCCCGGCTTCGAGGCCTCCGGCCACATCGTCGCCGTCGGCGCGGGCGTCGACGGCGACCGGGTCGGGGAAGCCGTCACCGCCCTCGCCACGGGCGGCGCCTGGGCCGAGGTGGCCGTCGTGCCCGCGGCACTCGCCCTGCCGATCGGCGACCTGCCGCTGCGTACGGCGGCCGGATTCGGCTGGGGCACCCCGACCGCCTACGACCTCGTCCACACCGCCGCACGCCTGCGGCAGGGCGACAGCGTGCTCGTCCACGCCGCCGCCGGCGGAGTCGGCGGTCTCGCCGCCCAGTTCGCGAGACTCGCCGGAGCGGGACGGGTCGTCGGCGTGGCAGGCGGCGCACGCAGGGCGGAGTACGCGGCCGCAGGCGCCTTCGACCGGATCGTCCACCGCGAGGCGTTCCCGGCCGCGCTCGGCGACGAGCGCTTCGACGTGGTCCTCGACTCCGTCGGCGGCAGGACCCGGCAGGAAGGGCTCCGGCTGCTCGCGCCGCACGGCCGCCTGGTGGCGTACGGCGGCCTCGACGCCCGGGAACCCGTCCCCGTCGACGCCGGCGACCTGCTCATGACGGGGAGGTCACTCGTGACGTACAACAGCGACCTGCTGAGCCGAACCCACCCCGACCGTCTCGGCGACTCCGCCCGGCGGGCACTCGACCTGCTGACCCGGGGGCGGATCCGGATCGACATCACCGCCGAGTACGACCCGGCCGAACTCGACGTCGCGGTGCGGAGGCTGAGCGACGGCACCACCCTCGGAAAGAGCGTCCTGCGCGTCGCCGGGCGCCTCTGA
- the meaB gene encoding methylmalonyl Co-A mutase-associated GTPase MeaB has product MIDLDTYVRGVREGKRALVARAITLVESTRPQHRALAQELLTELLPHSGNAVRIGISGVPGVGKSTFIDAFGTMLTGLGHRVAVLAVDPSSTRTGGSILGDKTRMERLAVDPAAFVRPSPSAGTLGGVAKATRESMVVMEAAGYDVVLVETVGVGQSETAVANMVDSFLLLTLARTGDQLQGIKKGVLELADVVTVNKADGPHERDARAAARELAGALRLMHGADSFWTPPVLSCSARESAGLDEVWGRLEQHRVLLDSTGRLTAKRHDQQVDWTWTMVQDELLRRLHSDPAVQGLAPALEQRVRAGELTATLAAERILDAFGERRG; this is encoded by the coding sequence GTGATCGATCTCGACACGTACGTCCGGGGTGTACGGGAGGGGAAGCGGGCGCTGGTCGCCCGCGCGATCACCCTCGTCGAGTCGACCCGCCCGCAGCACCGGGCACTCGCCCAGGAGCTCCTGACCGAACTCCTTCCGCACAGCGGGAACGCCGTGCGCATCGGGATCAGCGGAGTGCCCGGTGTCGGCAAGTCGACGTTCATCGACGCGTTCGGCACGATGCTGACCGGGCTCGGCCACCGGGTCGCGGTCCTCGCCGTCGACCCGTCGTCGACCCGTACCGGCGGCTCCATCCTCGGCGACAAGACGCGGATGGAGCGGCTGGCGGTCGACCCGGCGGCCTTCGTCCGCCCCTCCCCCAGCGCCGGCACCCTCGGCGGGGTCGCCAAGGCGACCCGGGAGTCGATGGTCGTGATGGAGGCCGCGGGCTACGACGTGGTGCTCGTGGAGACGGTGGGCGTCGGCCAGTCCGAGACCGCCGTCGCCAACATGGTCGACTCCTTCCTGCTGCTCACCCTGGCCCGCACGGGCGACCAGCTCCAGGGCATCAAGAAGGGCGTCCTGGAACTCGCCGACGTGGTGACCGTCAACAAGGCGGACGGCCCCCACGAGCGGGACGCGCGCGCCGCGGCCCGTGAACTCGCGGGCGCGCTGCGGCTGATGCACGGCGCGGACTCCTTCTGGACGCCGCCGGTGCTCAGTTGCAGCGCCCGGGAGTCGGCGGGCCTCGACGAGGTCTGGGGGCGGCTCGAACAGCACCGCGTCCTGCTGGACTCGACCGGCCGGCTCACGGCCAAGCGCCACGACCAGCAGGTCGACTGGACCTGGACCATGGTCCAGGACGAGCTCCTGCGCCGTCTCCACTCGGACCCGGCGGTCCAGGGCCTGGCGCCCGCCCTGGAACAGCGGGTGCGCGCCGGAGAGCTGACGGCGACGCTGGCCGCCGAGCGGATCCTGGACGCGTTCGGGGAGCGGCGCGGCTGA
- a CDS encoding SigE family RNA polymerase sigma factor: MTVEEFEAFYEQAVARLTGQLYVMLGDLHEAQDVVQEAFVKGWSRRRQLDRDGQPEAWIRTVAWRLAVSRWRFRRRTSDAWDRAGAPPPVEGPGPEYVVLIDALRGLPAQQRRSVTLHYLCDLSVEQIAGETGQSASTVKTHLVRGRVALADRLQPRNVEEDPGA; this comes from the coding sequence TTGACCGTTGAGGAGTTCGAGGCGTTCTACGAGCAGGCGGTCGCACGACTCACAGGGCAGTTGTACGTGATGCTGGGCGATCTGCACGAGGCTCAGGACGTCGTGCAGGAGGCGTTCGTCAAGGGCTGGAGCCGCCGACGGCAGCTCGACCGCGACGGGCAGCCGGAGGCGTGGATCCGTACGGTCGCCTGGCGCCTGGCGGTGAGCCGCTGGCGTTTCCGCAGGCGGACCTCGGACGCCTGGGACCGTGCGGGCGCGCCCCCGCCCGTCGAGGGCCCGGGCCCCGAGTACGTGGTGCTCATCGACGCGCTGCGCGGCCTGCCCGCCCAGCAGCGCCGCTCGGTGACCCTGCACTACCTGTGCGACCTGAGCGTCGAACAGATCGCCGGCGAGACGGGACAGTCCGCCAGCACCGTCAAGACGCACCTGGTCCGTGGCCGGGTCGCGCTCGCCGATCGCCTGCAGCCCCGGAACGTCGAGGAGGACCCCGGTGCTTGA